The following DNA comes from Xiphophorus hellerii strain 12219 chromosome 5, Xiphophorus_hellerii-4.1, whole genome shotgun sequence.
GACAaatatgtaaagtttttttattattattaaaagttGCTTAGTGCAACTTTAGCATCTATTGCACCTGTTAAAATGCTTCAGGAAGCATCCAGAAAGGCAGCGTCCTCAACCTGATGCGTCTCCACTATGAGGTCATggatggaaaaatgtatttacttccTGTCACTTTAAGAGTTCATCGATGTCCCAAACATCGGTGTCCCTTTATATTCCCTGAGGTACATGTGAGGCTTGCTGTTGAAGCACCAACTAAAAAGGAAAGAATCCCAGAAGCGGTTCCTTTTAGTTCCCATGGTAACCAATGACCGGCTCTCCGTCGCCCAGGTCCGTCTGCGAGTATGCATGTGGCCGGTCATACGGCGAGCTTTCCTCTTCCGTGGAAGATAAGGAAACGCACTCCGTCTTCACGGAGCCGTCTGGAGAGTCGTCGTCCGTCCCGTTTGCCCCCGACACAAAACTCTCCAGGTCCAGGTTCGGGATGCTCTCCTCCAAATAGCCTCCATCCGCGTAGTTTCCGTTGGTCCGACAGTCGTAATCACCGGCGCCGTCGTCCGGTTCCGGTTGCTCACAGAAGTTCTTGTCCTCTGAGACGAGCGAAGTCGTCTCGACAGGCGGAGAGACGACGGAGACTGGACTGTTCTCTGGATTCACATGCGGGGTAAAGAAACTCTGCCGTTCACCGTTTCCCTCTGAATTCTCCTGTTAAGAATTGGAAACAAGCAAGCAGTCAGCTGGACGGCATGAATCAGGGACAATGtaggaaaaaatacatttcccccagaaatctctgaaatttttttgattaatctcaagttttttttagaaaaagacaaaaaaataacaaaaattttgagattcatctcatattttctagaaatacttggaaatttctgagtttgaaaagtaaaaaaatttctagaaaaaaaaccctaaaatttTGAgatctcagaaactttctggaaaaaaaaacatggaaatttctgagtttgaaaattcCACAGATGTTCTGAAATTAAGTTAAACATCTGAGAtatttctagcaaatttttcaacttttcaaactcagaaatttcatttttttctatagaATTTGAGAATTTCCCCCCCCATAAACTTAGgaaaattacttttgtttgtttttcttagaaaatttctaagattagTCTCAACATGTgagtttttttggtggaaatttactctttttctaGCTACATTGGATCCAATATGCTgggaggaagaaaggaaaaatgttgattCCTCTGATTACCCGGATTTTTGGCATTGGTATCTTCGTGGTCCAGGCCTCCACCTTACAGACGACGGCCACTGCTACGATGATTATGATGAGAAAAATGGACCCCAGAATGATGGCGAACATTACCAGTCCATCAACGTCTGCACCTAAAATACAAGCAGGGATAGCGATCAGGTTAGGGAAAATGcctttctgtttgaaaatgtttggattttaaaacatgtctgttggttattttatttcaatttaatcaagatcagtttttttattcaaattggtTTCAATAAGTTTACAATCTGAcaataatttagtaattgattactCTGTGacttattctgatgattaattagatttttaaaaaatggtcacattctgcagatttttcatttagccacttgagcttattttatatatttacaaataaatttaaaaaatcatctttGATAGATTTTGGAGTTAGAGATTTGGATTCCATTTGATCAATAATATATAGTTTGATATCAGAATCATTAGACAAATATGTGAATAATTAGAGCAAAATATAAGACTTCTATATGGCGgccattttgaatttgaagtaAATGCCTTTTGAAAAGAGGAATATCTGAGAAGTGTCTGTGCTAAACATGGTGTCTGTTTCACCACTGGAAACCTGTCATGGTATAATCCatgttttaatgcaactttttctttatttccagtAGATACTTACCTTGTTTTTCAGAGCAGTATTCCTTCGTCTCTTTGAACTCTATTTGCTTAACACGCAACGGTTCAAACCACAGGTAGCCCTTTAAGGTGACGCAATCCTCCGTCACGTCGAGTTTGCAGGTTTCGTCTGATGCTCTGCATGTCTCTGTAAACTGAAATCACATAATTGTCACAAGTATTAGTGTTTGggggcgtgccatggtggcgtaggggatagcgcgacccatatctggaggccttgagtcctcgacgcggccgtcgcgggttcgactcccggacccgacgacatttgccgcatgtcttcccccctctccttccctgtttcctgtcagcctactattacataagggacactagagcccacaaaaaagaccccctggaggggtaaaaaaaaaaagtattagtgTTTGGTATCCCAGAAGTCCTATTTGGAtgaattttatgaaatacaaaCTGAGCTCTAACAAGCTGCAATATTGTGCAAATACAGTCTGCATGGCTAAATCTTAACAGGTTCATCCTCTCCAATTCTGTGAAGCTGAAGTTCAGTCTAGTTCACATGTAGACAGATAATtaggaaaacaaatacatttttatgtgatttgGCATTTTATCCACAAAAAAACTTAGTTTAATGtc
Coding sequences within:
- the ifngr1 gene encoding interferon gamma receptor 1, producing the protein MQTNGAFTALILICGHFSGAVPPPSNVMVNCINLNTTVSWDYSKHQPQTIFRVNITGSSAVGSFEANTRDHHYDLRQFVFGSKERYLSFMVVDVTAFQGGEQSEAVRSQSFSFNRLESVDKKCSLDFPDVKVHKTEEGASVKFPNPLHFYDELKRTVSPNSNAALHYSVSSSENTFTETCRASDETCKLDVTEDCVTLKGYLWFEPLRVKQIEFKETKEYCSEKQGADVDGLVMFAIILGSIFLIIIIVAVAVVCKVEAWTTKIPMPKIRENSEGNGERQSFFTPHVNPENSPVSVVSPPVETTSLVSEDKNFCEQPEPDDGAGDYDCRTNGNYADGGYLEESIPNLDLESFVSGANGTDDDSPDGSVKTECVSLSSTEEESSPYDRPHAYSQTDLGDGEPVIGYHGN